From Thermus tengchongensis, one genomic window encodes:
- the tmk gene encoding dTMP kinase: MKGFFLTLEGLDGSGKTTQAQLLARFLEGKGIRVRLTREPGGGLKGVRDLLLKEDLSPEAEYLLFSADRAEHVRKVILPALEEGFWVISDRYLDSSLAYQGYGRGLPLPWLLEVARRATLDLKPHLTFLLDLPPEEALRRVATPDRLERTGLEFFRQVREGYLRLAEAEPQRFRVVDATRPVAEVQAAIQSSISKLFP, encoded by the coding sequence ATGAAGGGCTTCTTCCTCACCCTCGAGGGTCTGGACGGCTCCGGCAAGACCACCCAGGCCCAGCTCCTGGCCCGGTTCCTGGAAGGGAAAGGAATCCGGGTCCGCCTGACCCGGGAGCCCGGCGGGGGGCTTAAAGGGGTGCGGGACCTCCTATTAAAGGAAGACCTTTCCCCGGAAGCCGAGTACCTCCTCTTCAGCGCCGATCGGGCAGAACACGTGCGCAAGGTCATCCTTCCCGCCCTGGAGGAGGGCTTTTGGGTCATATCCGACCGCTACCTGGACTCCAGCCTGGCCTACCAGGGGTATGGCCGCGGCCTTCCCCTCCCCTGGCTCCTAGAGGTGGCCAGGAGGGCCACCTTGGACCTGAAGCCCCACCTCACCTTCCTCCTAGACCTGCCCCCGGAGGAAGCCCTTAGGCGGGTAGCCACGCCGGACCGCCTGGAAAGGACGGGGCTCGAGTTCTTTAGGCAGGTCAGGGAAGGCTACCTTAGGCTGGCGGAAGCGGAGCCCCAGCGCTTCCGGGTGGTGGACGCCACCCGGCCGGTGGCTGAGGTGCAAGCGGCCATCCAGTCCAGCATTTCCAAGCTCTTCCCGTAA
- a CDS encoding Nif3-like dinuclear metal center hexameric protein, whose protein sequence is MDRDELVRYLDTYLRLKDFPQDLSLNGLQVEGKKEVRKVGAAVDAAEAIFQKALEEGVDFLLVHHGLFWGKPFPIVGHHKRRLELLFQGGISLYAAHLPLDAHPEVGNNHELARALGLVGLEPFDVGVKGRFPLPTPLVQVADMLGQLTGMQPLVHQGGKGLVETVTIVSGGAASLIGQVDTDLFITGEPKHSVFHETFERGLNVIYAGHYDTEVFGVKALARHLEARFGLPWVFLDHPTGL, encoded by the coding sequence ATGGATCGGGACGAGTTGGTGCGCTACTTGGACACGTACCTGCGCCTAAAGGACTTCCCCCAGGACCTCTCCTTAAATGGCCTGCAAGTGGAGGGGAAGAAGGAGGTGCGGAAGGTGGGGGCGGCGGTGGACGCCGCCGAGGCCATCTTCCAAAAGGCCCTCGAGGAGGGGGTGGACTTCCTCCTCGTTCACCACGGCCTCTTCTGGGGCAAACCTTTCCCCATCGTGGGCCACCACAAGCGCCGCCTGGAGCTCCTCTTCCAGGGGGGGATCAGCCTCTACGCCGCCCACCTGCCCCTGGACGCCCACCCTGAGGTGGGCAACAACCACGAGCTGGCCCGGGCCCTGGGCCTGGTGGGGCTGGAGCCCTTCGACGTGGGGGTGAAGGGGCGGTTTCCCCTTCCCACTCCCTTGGTCCAGGTGGCGGACATGCTGGGCCAGCTCACCGGGATGCAGCCCTTGGTCCACCAAGGGGGCAAAGGCCTGGTGGAAACGGTGACCATCGTATCTGGCGGGGCGGCGAGCCTCATCGGCCAGGTGGACACGGACCTCTTCATCACCGGGGAACCCAAGCACAGCGTCTTCCACGAGACCTTTGAGCGGGGATTGAACGTCATCTACGCCGGGCACTACGACACCGAGGTCTTCGGGGTGAAGGCCTTGGCAAGGCATCTGGAGGCCCGCTTCGGCCTGCCCTGGGTCTTCCTGGACCACCCCACGGGGCTATGA
- a CDS encoding DUF192 domain-containing protein, producing MERNPLFPLVAFALLIALSVFSFMGYLLAARRLQTPPPPQRVVVETAHGQRVLQARLARTPEAWSRGLGMRKEELEALLYLFPEATDAPFSAQGYRFPVVLAFLDAEGRVLKVARLQPGETYAPGLAYRGVLELREGLLEIAPGDRVRP from the coding sequence GTGGAGCGGAACCCCCTCTTCCCCCTGGTGGCCTTTGCCCTGCTGATCGCCCTTTCCGTCTTTTCCTTCATGGGCTACCTGCTCGCCGCCAGGAGGCTGCAAACCCCCCCTCCACCCCAAAGGGTGGTGGTGGAAACAGCCCATGGCCAAAGGGTGCTCCAGGCCCGTTTAGCCCGCACCCCGGAGGCCTGGAGCCGGGGCCTGGGGATGCGGAAGGAGGAGCTCGAGGCCCTCCTTTACCTATTCCCCGAGGCCACCGACGCCCCCTTCAGCGCCCAGGGCTATCGCTTCCCGGTGGTGCTGGCCTTTCTGGACGCCGAAGGCCGGGTGCTCAAGGTGGCCAGGCTCCAGCCTGGGGAAACCTACGCCCCGGGCCTCGCCTACCGGGGGGTGCTGGAGTTGCGGGAGGGCCTCCTGGAAATCGCCCCTGGGGACCGTGTGAGGCCTTAA
- a CDS encoding DUF192 domain-containing protein gives MLLSPARWLAPMVLGLAALAQGLSFPKSTLYVEQGGRRHTLKVEVADTPERQAQGLMFRKSLGEDEGMVFLFPTPTAGGFWMKNTLIPLSIAFFDRQGVILRILDMEPCRKDPCPVYYPGVVYQGALEVNQGWFQRRSLTPGARVGGEALKFWPR, from the coding sequence ATGCTCCTTTCTCCCGCCCGGTGGCTGGCCCCCATGGTCCTGGGGCTTGCAGCCCTGGCCCAAGGCTTATCCTTTCCCAAGAGCACCCTTTACGTGGAGCAAGGGGGAAGGCGCCACACCCTAAAGGTAGAGGTGGCGGACACCCCCGAGCGCCAGGCCCAGGGCCTCATGTTCCGCAAAAGCCTAGGGGAGGATGAGGGCATGGTTTTCCTCTTTCCCACCCCTACGGCCGGGGGCTTCTGGATGAAAAACACCCTCATTCCCCTTTCCATCGCCTTCTTTGACCGGCAGGGGGTCATCCTGCGCATCCTGGACATGGAACCCTGCCGCAAGGATCCCTGCCCCGTGTACTACCCCGGGGTGGTGTACCAAGGAGCCCTCGAGGTGAACCAAGGCTGGTTCCAAAGGCGGAGCCTCACCCCTGGGGCCAGGGTGGGAGGGGAGGCCCTGAAGTTCTGGCCCAGGTAA
- a CDS encoding S9 family peptidase: protein MEPEILFKLRFLSDLTPGPDGFPLFLLTDIQEGDPPRYRSRLALFDGTLRFLTQEEAKKPRYAHPYAYFLRKVGEAQELFRLDLRGGEAERLTETPGVLDYALSPGGEVAFLALKEAPKPGSPRVYQGWPFKFDGRGLLPEGNVALYLWKEGEKRLLLDRYPAPKEMVFAPEGLYLVMAEDVLAQAEGRDTLYLLRDGVLERVYGGVGPIFALEWSPEGLFFLGHVFERGGGTEARLYHLRGGEARVLLEGSLLNSVNSDLRYGAHPQGPRWGGDGVYVVRTEAGLARLYRVDLSGKAEALPAGGSVLAFAPTERGLFLLTEDFTRPARLEGPLGVFDPNEKVALPLAEPVYTEWASPEGHRVPGWVLLPEGPGPHPVILYIHGGPHTAFGRAPMLEFQLFRQAGYAVAFANPRGSTGYGQDFALLEGEWGERDERDLLGFLDHVLARFPLDPARVGVAGGSYGGYMVNWLTARHPGRFRAAVTDRSICNWLSFFGASDIGPRFTFLELSAKPWERPEVLWEKSPLRLVQQVRTPTLVVHAEGDHRCPIDQGETWYTALLHLGVKARFFRVPEEGHELSRSGRPDRRVARLKAYLDWWRENL from the coding sequence ATGGAACCGGAAATCCTTTTCAAGCTCCGCTTCCTGTCGGACCTGACCCCTGGCCCCGATGGCTTCCCCCTTTTCCTGCTGACCGATATCCAGGAGGGGGACCCGCCCCGGTACCGCTCGAGGCTGGCCCTTTTTGACGGCACCTTGCGCTTTCTCACCCAGGAGGAGGCCAAAAAGCCCCGCTATGCCCACCCCTACGCCTACTTCCTGCGCAAGGTGGGAGAGGCCCAGGAGCTCTTCCGCCTGGACCTCCGGGGGGGCGAGGCGGAGCGGCTCACGGAAACCCCGGGGGTTCTGGACTACGCCCTCTCCCCCGGGGGGGAGGTGGCCTTTTTGGCCCTGAAGGAGGCGCCCAAGCCCGGTAGCCCCCGGGTTTACCAGGGCTGGCCCTTCAAGTTTGACGGGCGCGGCCTCCTGCCCGAGGGCAATGTGGCGCTCTACCTTTGGAAGGAAGGGGAGAAGCGCCTTCTTCTGGACCGCTACCCGGCCCCCAAGGAGATGGTCTTCGCCCCCGAGGGGCTCTACCTGGTGATGGCGGAGGACGTCCTTGCCCAGGCGGAGGGGCGGGACACCCTCTACCTCCTGCGGGATGGGGTTCTGGAAAGGGTTTACGGGGGGGTGGGCCCCATCTTCGCCCTGGAGTGGAGCCCGGAGGGGCTCTTCTTCCTGGGCCACGTCTTCGAGCGGGGCGGGGGCACGGAGGCCCGGCTTTACCACCTGCGGGGCGGGGAGGCCCGGGTGCTCCTGGAGGGAAGCCTCCTGAACTCGGTGAACAGCGACCTGCGCTACGGCGCCCACCCCCAAGGGCCCAGGTGGGGCGGCGACGGGGTCTACGTGGTGCGCACCGAGGCGGGCCTGGCCCGGCTCTACCGGGTGGACCTTTCCGGGAAGGCCGAGGCCCTGCCCGCAGGGGGGAGCGTCCTCGCCTTCGCCCCCACGGAGCGAGGACTTTTCCTCCTCACCGAGGACTTCACCCGCCCGGCCCGCCTCGAGGGGCCCCTGGGCGTCTTCGACCCCAACGAGAAGGTTGCCCTCCCCTTAGCCGAGCCGGTCTACACCGAGTGGGCGAGCCCCGAGGGCCACCGGGTGCCGGGCTGGGTGCTCCTTCCGGAAGGGCCAGGGCCCCACCCCGTGATCCTCTACATCCACGGGGGGCCCCACACCGCCTTCGGGCGGGCGCCCATGCTGGAGTTCCAGCTCTTCCGCCAGGCGGGGTACGCGGTGGCCTTCGCCAACCCCCGGGGCTCCACCGGCTACGGCCAGGACTTCGCCCTCCTGGAAGGGGAATGGGGGGAAAGGGACGAGCGGGACCTCCTGGGCTTTTTGGACCACGTCCTCGCCCGCTTCCCCCTGGACCCCGCCCGGGTGGGGGTGGCGGGGGGAAGCTACGGGGGGTACATGGTGAACTGGCTCACCGCCCGCCACCCCGGGCGCTTCCGGGCGGCGGTTACCGACCGGAGCATCTGCAACTGGCTGAGCTTCTTCGGGGCCAGCGACATCGGTCCCCGCTTCACCTTCCTGGAGCTTTCCGCCAAGCCTTGGGAGAGGCCGGAGGTGCTTTGGGAGAAGAGCCCTTTGCGCTTGGTTCAACAGGTGCGGACCCCCACCCTGGTGGTCCACGCCGAGGGGGACCACCGCTGCCCCATCGACCAGGGGGAGACCTGGTACACCGCCCTCCTCCACCTGGGGGTGAAGGCCCGCTTCTTCCGGGTGCCGGAAG